From the Acaryochloris thomasi RCC1774 genome, one window contains:
- a CDS encoding J domain-containing protein, which yields MENVDPYRVLGVKSTATQEEVKRAYRQLAKRFHPDSHSKMADHDRIAQVNAAYEVLSDRRRRQNYDQVRRGQSGPQARTAQPHRPSQVSRDTDSHLQDWLQRVYGPVNRELAQVISQLKPEIAQLAADPFDDQLMEDFQTYLDNCRVTLESAQTSFRSMPNPANMAGIAAHLYYCLSHLEDGVEELERFTLCYDDHYLNTGRELFRISAKLRCEAQEAIKVVL from the coding sequence ATGGAGAATGTTGATCCCTATCGAGTGCTAGGCGTTAAGTCGACTGCGACCCAGGAGGAGGTAAAGCGCGCCTATCGTCAGTTGGCGAAGCGCTTCCATCCTGATAGTCACAGCAAGATGGCCGATCATGATCGCATTGCTCAGGTGAATGCGGCCTATGAGGTTTTGAGCGATCGCCGACGGCGGCAAAACTATGACCAAGTACGGCGGGGGCAGAGTGGTCCTCAGGCTCGGACGGCGCAGCCGCATCGCCCCTCACAGGTCTCGCGGGATACTGATTCTCATCTGCAGGATTGGCTGCAGCGGGTTTATGGCCCTGTTAATCGTGAGCTGGCTCAGGTGATCAGTCAGCTTAAGCCAGAAATTGCTCAGCTGGCTGCCGATCCTTTTGACGATCAGCTCATGGAAGATTTTCAGACTTACCTTGATAATTGCCGCGTGACGCTAGAGTCTGCACAAACCTCTTTTCGGTCGATGCCCAACCCTGCCAATATGGCAGGGATTGCGGCGCATCTTTACTACTGTTTGAGTCATCTTGAAGACGGGGTTGAAGAGCTGGAGCGCTTCACGCTTTGCTATGACGATCACTACTTAAATACAGGGCGAGAGCTATTCCGAATTTCAGCGAAGCTGCGCTGTGAAGCACAAGAGGCAATTAAGGTCGTGCTTTAA
- a CDS encoding inorganic phosphate transporter yields the protein MTFLILVSGLALFLAWNLGANDVANAMGTSVGSKALTLRQAIVLAGVLEFSGAVLFGRQVIATLMRGVVDLELFRPQPQLLLLGMVSVLLTCGLWLQVATWQGWPVASSHATVGAIAGMSCTAFGIRTVHWSVIGLISLTWILTPLLSGLMAALFYSVVKRNLLEHPHRLEEWLPWLSVVAWLIVGAVVLPQFSALTQGVPGGTLTVALVGAVIFTLYQWSRVDQDPEAAVEPRMGTFQVLSACMVAFAHGSNDVGNAVAPLVAIATLYTTGSIPSGDLSAPLWILILGGIGITAGLAISGRKVISTVGEQIIPLQTSSGFSAELATATTVLLSSRFGLPVSTTHALIGGVVGIGLVQDWRTIQLTTLRQIALAWLITIPISISLSALIFLGLQRLPL from the coding sequence ATGACATTTCTAATTTTGGTCAGTGGGCTGGCACTATTTTTGGCTTGGAATCTGGGCGCAAATGATGTGGCAAATGCGATGGGCACATCGGTGGGATCTAAGGCGCTCACGCTTCGTCAGGCGATCGTGTTAGCAGGCGTTCTAGAATTTTCAGGGGCGGTTCTGTTTGGTCGGCAGGTGATCGCAACTTTAATGCGGGGCGTTGTGGATTTAGAGCTGTTTCGCCCCCAGCCTCAACTTTTACTACTAGGAATGGTGTCCGTGCTGCTCACCTGTGGCCTGTGGCTGCAGGTTGCAACTTGGCAGGGGTGGCCGGTGGCCTCTTCCCATGCAACGGTGGGGGCAATCGCAGGCATGAGCTGCACGGCCTTCGGGATTCGGACGGTTCACTGGTCCGTGATTGGCCTCATTTCTCTCACCTGGATTCTGACGCCACTGCTCAGTGGGCTAATGGCGGCGCTATTCTATAGCGTGGTGAAACGCAACCTTTTAGAGCATCCCCACAGGCTAGAGGAATGGTTGCCCTGGCTCAGCGTGGTGGCGTGGCTGATCGTCGGTGCCGTCGTGCTGCCCCAATTCTCTGCGTTGACCCAAGGGGTTCCGGGCGGGACGCTCACGGTGGCGCTGGTGGGGGCGGTCATATTTACGCTCTACCAATGGTCCAGGGTTGATCAAGATCCAGAGGCGGCGGTTGAACCCCGGATGGGCACGTTTCAGGTTCTCAGTGCCTGTATGGTTGCTTTTGCTCACGGCTCTAATGATGTGGGGAATGCTGTGGCTCCGTTGGTTGCGATCGCAACCCTCTACACCACCGGCAGCATCCCCTCCGGCGACCTATCTGCCCCGCTCTGGATTCTTATACTGGGGGGCATTGGCATCACCGCCGGTCTCGCCATTTCAGGTCGCAAAGTCATCTCAACCGTTGGCGAGCAGATCATTCCTCTACAGACCAGTAGTGGCTTCAGTGCAGAACTCGCCACCGCCACCACCGTGTTGCTGTCTTCTCGCTTTGGCCTACCAGTCTCCACCACCCATGCCCTGATCGGAGGCGTCGTCGGGATTGGTCTGGTTCAAGACTGGCGGACCATTCAACTCACAACGCTCCGCCAGATTGCCTTAGCATGGCTGATCACCATCCCCATCTCGATCTCGCTATCTGCCCTCATCTTCTTAGGGCTGCAGCGGCTACCACTCTAG
- the ndhM gene encoding NAD(P)H-quinone oxidoreductase subunit M, whose translation MLIKSTTRHIHIFTAEVEDNQLKPSDTVLTLDVDPDNELEWNEDALRRVYDKFDELVESYGGEDLTDYNLRRIGSDLEHFVRSLLQKGVIGYNLSSRVRNYSMGLPQVAQN comes from the coding sequence ATGCTCATAAAATCCACAACTCGCCATATTCATATCTTCACTGCTGAGGTTGAAGACAATCAGCTCAAGCCCAGCGATACGGTGCTGACGCTAGATGTCGATCCTGATAACGAGCTGGAGTGGAACGAAGACGCCCTGCGTCGGGTCTACGACAAGTTTGATGAGCTAGTGGAATCTTACGGTGGTGAAGATTTGACTGACTATAATCTGCGTCGTATTGGTTCAGACCTCGAACATTTTGTCCGATCTTTGCTGCAGAAAGGCGTGATTGGCTACAACCTCAGTAGCCGAGTCCGCAACTACAGCATGGGGCTACCCCAGGTTGCCCAGAACTAG
- a CDS encoding alanine/glycine:cation symporter family protein, whose translation MVLIPAARVMAQEDELTGIDKVIQPINDVLGGFFFFSIGGENGFPFIVLWLFVAAFFFTLRMGFINIRGFKHAIDVVRGQYDDIHDQGEVTHFQALSTALSGTVGLGNIAGVAVAISIGGPGAMVWMTIAGLLGMTSKFVECTLGVKYRRVAPDGTVLGGPAYYLNAGLAQRGLRPVGQGLAILFCILCLGGSIGGGNLFQSNQAYAAVKNVVPTFPAWLFGLIVSALAALVILGGIKRIGAVAGKLVPGMAIIYVCSCLVILSGSLSELPAAIGLIFQGAFAPTAAVGGIIGVMVQGIKRSSFSNEAGVGSASIVHSAARTHEPIREGLVSLLEPFIDTVVICNMTALVIIVSKAYEQTDLEGVEITANAFATVAGWFPILLSIAVCLFAFSTIVTWSYYGIQAWTYLFGERSAIIFKVIYIICTFLGSWLSLSVVIDFTDLLFLGMAFPNLLGCYFLSNEVASDLKNYWDRLASGQMPKVFKVAD comes from the coding sequence ATGGTTCTGATCCCGGCCGCTAGAGTGATGGCCCAAGAAGATGAGCTAACAGGTATTGATAAAGTTATTCAACCTATTAATGATGTCCTAGGTGGCTTCTTCTTCTTCTCTATTGGGGGTGAGAACGGCTTTCCCTTTATTGTGCTGTGGCTGTTTGTCGCCGCCTTCTTTTTCACGCTGCGCATGGGTTTTATCAATATTCGAGGCTTTAAGCACGCCATTGATGTCGTGCGCGGTCAATATGATGATATCCACGATCAGGGCGAAGTCACCCACTTTCAAGCTTTATCTACGGCGCTCTCCGGTACCGTAGGTTTGGGCAACATTGCTGGAGTCGCTGTTGCGATCAGCATTGGTGGCCCCGGTGCGATGGTCTGGATGACGATTGCCGGTTTGCTCGGCATGACCAGCAAGTTTGTAGAATGCACCTTGGGTGTCAAATATCGCCGTGTCGCCCCTGATGGCACGGTCCTAGGTGGTCCTGCCTACTACCTAAATGCTGGACTAGCGCAGCGAGGTTTACGTCCTGTTGGTCAGGGACTCGCGATTTTATTCTGCATTCTATGCTTAGGCGGCAGCATTGGCGGCGGAAACCTGTTTCAGTCTAATCAGGCTTACGCTGCCGTTAAAAACGTGGTGCCGACCTTTCCGGCTTGGTTGTTCGGTCTGATCGTTTCCGCCTTGGCCGCGCTCGTCATTCTTGGCGGCATTAAACGTATCGGCGCTGTAGCGGGAAAGCTGGTTCCTGGGATGGCGATCATTTACGTCTGCAGTTGTCTTGTCATATTGTCGGGCAGTCTCTCAGAGTTGCCCGCAGCTATTGGCCTTATCTTTCAAGGTGCCTTTGCCCCTACCGCAGCCGTGGGTGGCATTATTGGTGTCATGGTCCAAGGCATTAAACGCAGCAGCTTCTCAAACGAAGCTGGGGTTGGTTCCGCATCCATTGTGCATTCTGCTGCCCGTACACATGAGCCGATTCGTGAGGGCCTGGTCTCCTTACTAGAGCCCTTCATTGATACGGTCGTAATCTGTAATATGACTGCATTGGTAATTATTGTTTCAAAGGCCTACGAACAGACAGACCTGGAAGGTGTTGAAATTACTGCCAATGCCTTCGCCACCGTCGCGGGCTGGTTCCCTATTTTGTTAAGTATTGCTGTTTGTTTATTTGCCTTTTCTACGATTGTCACCTGGAGCTACTACGGAATCCAAGCTTGGACTTATCTATTTGGTGAACGGAGTGCCATCATTTTCAAAGTTATTTACATCATCTGCACATTCCTCGGGAGTTGGTTGAGCCTCTCCGTCGTCATTGATTTCACGGACTTACTGTTTTTGGGCATGGCCTTCCCGAACCTACTGGGGTGCTACTTCCTTTCCAATGAGGTCGCGAGCGATTTGAAAAACTATTGGGACCGTCTTGCCTCTGGCCAAATGCCTAAGGTGTTTAAGGTTGCTGATTAA